The Sabethes cyaneus chromosome 3, idSabCyanKW18_F2, whole genome shotgun sequence DNA window CGTTTGACATATACATGATGGTTGGTGTACTTCAGGACGTTTTCATTTTGACAGTTGGAAAAAAAGATGCCAGATATTTTTCAAAACATACGAAACTgcataaacaaaatggaaaatcggaaaaattgcaaaaattaatataaaaccggtataaaactaaaggaatttAGAATGATTCGAACAATATGAATTCTAATTTTTGACTAACCTTGACCCAATTATAGATATCTGCGATAAATAATCAGAACTACTTTAAAGATTATTTCAGACTTGGCATTTCCAGATAAATCTACATATCTGGCATCGCTGCCGCTATTTAGCTGGTATAAAAGATataaaatttgcttgaaaatttgACGCACTACCCAACCAATGAGATAAATACAAGTGTGGCGATAGTGGTACAGTGGTGTTAGCGCAATGacgaaatttcatcatggtgtgagtgGAATCGAAAATGGACCAATCACGATctagcgtgacgtcaaacttcaTATATAAACTCCATAAGGGTTGCTAGTGTGTGACTTTATTGGTGGCTTGTGTGTATCGCGAAACGATTTTGCCTTGGATTTTGCTATGGAAACAAAATTCCCGATATTCCCGATACAAATCGCGACGAAGTGTGCGCAAGacaaatgtcagcaatctctttTGTTCggtgcggtttgtttttgtcgtTTGACGCCTTTCCctgatttttcgctttttccACATCTCTTTAAACCTTATTGCTACCCAACTATTCAGTCGCTATGAAGTGCTATTTCAGCTAAAATCGTAGAaactgaaacgatttaatgtaaaatagcacttaTTTATGAGAGATTTTGCGCACTTTGAATGGTGCAAGTTTCCTTGCATCCAaaagcctacaattttattTGCAGAATTTACCTCAAATTTCGTTGTAATTTCATTGAGAAACAGTGTACGATTTGCAGTGATTGGTTCACCATTGCACTGTTTTTGGTTATTatttgtcgactaacatttgataggccggataagccaactgtcaaacagaactagagagagttcattttcctatgcatccgtctttttcaaatgttggtcgacatttgtaaaaattaatttagtgTAACAGCATATAATTTTTGGGATATCACGTGAAGGAAATAATTCAAAGCAAcgtcagagagagagagagagagagagagagagagagagagagagagagagagagagagagagagagagagagttgttgcagttttatttttgttctgtGTGTTTACATTGAAAGTAACTGTGAAAATAGGGAAAATAGTAATATTTATGCTAACTCAATGTAACTTTTACCACCTTTTACAATGCTTTTTCGCTATCCGTTTTTATTCACGTTACTAACCTACTGAAAAGTCTATTCCGCTTTTAGCGTGTATAGAACTtgattttataccagttgaacGTGCAATTTCGCGGCGGTTTAGGCATTTAGACCAGTCCAACCCAACTACAGCCCTGTTCCTGTGATTTGTAgtgacaaaaacaaaacaaatcgaAATCAATGAAATCTAAATACCAAACACTTCAGATATTATCTTATTTTCTTTAAAGCGTGTTTTTGTGTTTTCATCGTTGAAGTCACCGTAATTGCTAATACAACTTGACGTTATTATTTGCCGTAAAATGTGATCAATAAACAGGTTTCTATgaaagacaataaaaagacgTGGTTAGACCGCAAAATCGAGCAGCTCTAGTCATTCATAAATATAATAGGGAAAGGGGCGGCGGCAATGATaacaacaaaatattttttcctgtTAATATTGATCGCTGCCGGACTcgtgtttattgttttattccATTGGTTTGCGTCAAATTATGGACCGGAAGAACGAAAAGTCCACTATGATTCCGCAGGTAGGTAAATTATGAATTTTCCATGTTCCGGGTTTATGTAATTCTATGATTTTCAGTCAATACAGAAAAGCTTCTACAAACTAATCTGCGTCACTGGCAGACGATGAGCAACTTTGAAAATCCTGCTTTACAAACGGTGAATTTCGATGAGCAGTTGGTTATCATATATAATCGCGTTCCGAAGACCGGTAGCACCAGTTTCGTGAATCTCACATACGATCTCTGCCGAAAGAATGCATTCCACGTGCTGCATATTAACATCACTGCCAACATGCACGTAATGTCTCTGCCGAATCAAATTCGATTCGTGCGAAACGTTACGGCGTGGATGGCCATGAAACCAGCATTCTACCATGGTCATTTGGCTTATCTTGATTTTTCCAAGATGGGCGTTCCTGCAACTAAACCTCTGTACATTAACCTTGTTCGAAAACCACTCGATCGGTTGGTTTCCTATTACTACTTCCTGCGCTACGGAGACGACTATCGGCCTCATCTGGTGCGCCATCGTGCAGGCGATACTATGTCCTTTGATGAATGTGTAACCCGGCAGAAGCCGGACTGCGATCCGGTTAATATGTGGCTCCAAATACCGTTCTTTTGTGGTCATGCAGCAGAATGCTGGAAACCAGGAAGTACCTGGGCGCTACAGGAGGCTAAGAGAAATTTAGTGAATCAATATTTCCTTGTCGGTGTTACCGAGGAAATGGATGAGTTTGTGGAGCTACTGGAGCTATCTTTGCCACGGTAAAACAAGTTCAACTACTGGAAACTTTATATTCTGATATACAATGTTTGCTTCCAGATTTTTCAGAGGTGCTTCGGATCATTTCCTTAAGTCAAATAAATCGCACTTACGAAAAACTAAATCGAAGATCGATCCCCTACCGGAAACTGTTTCCAAAATTCAGCAATCTAACATCTGGCAGATGGAAAACGAGCTGTACGAATTTGCGCTGGAACAGTTCCATTTCGCTCAAAAGAAGCTGCACACCCCAGGTAAGAGTGTCATGCAGGACTTTTTCTACGAGAAGATTAAACCAAATCAAAACGTGGCTGTCAAAAATTAGTCTGCTttttaaacgaatgaaaaggtGGGATTAGAGAAACTTTACCGACAGTCACCGTGTATGCGCGGATAAAGTACCACAAGGATATTGAAAGTGAGTTTATAATCTAACGAtgttgattaattgtaatcttttTTAAACAAACAAAGGTAGCTTGCTGTGCGCTACGCACgtagatttccaaaaaaaaaaatctgaatgGAGGTAAAAGTGAATGTGATTGATATTAGCATAATTAGACGCTGTGTTAAGTAAGTTAACAAAAATCCAACAAAAAAAAGCAGAAGACGTTTGGTATTTAACGAATTAGTACATTTCGTTTACCTCAAATAGATCAGCATTGCGTTCATTCCACTTCCCGTTGATTGGATcgttatttgaaaattttccattagtatCAAGTATCGATTCTAGCTAAGACATGTAGACgctaaaaatttaataaaagacATTTTTATCACTGAAATTTAATTCAAGTATTGAAACAGTTATTGTGATAGGAGAGGAAAGAAAGTACAGTAAATTTGTTTAGTAGATTTAAATCCGATTATGGTCTATGGTTTCATAAAAcgtgtttcaaaatttatatttgtacTCTGTGGTTCAAGTtttattgattgcaattttaaCAATTGATGCAATTCCTACacttttttgaaatgttttagcCTTCACGCTCATTTTTAGAGCTCATTCCGCGACCGTTAAATTTTAAtcgatttagtttcaatttctAGAAGTTGAGCCGACCAAGAATTGAAACATAAAACTTCCTCATGCGGTTACATGATAGTATCTGCAATCTCCATACTGTGAGAAGAGATCTATTCAATAGCCTCATGCACTATTTGTGCAATTTAATGTTCCTGCCCACTACTCACTGCATGACCAATGAATAAAGTTCACATCATGTTTCATCACACCATCATCGTTGGCAAACGTTGCGAAATTCCCCTTGCCCACGTCATATTTCTGTCTGACCTATCCATTAGAAAGCTGTATAGGTACTTGGCAGCACGAGCGGAAACGGCCGCGCCGGTATCGTGTACAGAACTTTAACAGCAAAGCACAATTCACAAAGTTCATGGCTTGCGCACAGTTTTCGATCGGCTGATCGGTGAGCACCAAACCCATACTTATGATGCTGCTGGGCACAACAACAACCACGGCAAACATTTGACCATGTCTGGTACCTATAGATGTAGCGGTGTTGACGTTTTTTGCTCGCAAACTTGTTTTCCAATCACCACAGCAAATGCATTCAGCACTTTCATAGTGATGTATTTTTTATTGTGGCAAAATTTGTTTACGGCAAACCGCTTGTGATGGAAAATTAACCATCAGAAGCACTGCTGGACTATGCTACTGCCAAAGTTTGCTCGGCACCCAAAATGTATACGTGTATCGAAAGCAGGAGCAACCTCAACGCAACACGGCTCTTCTTTATCGCAATCGGCTATAGTTAATCGGCGGCTTAGAACGTTTTGATACCGGTAGGGTTTGTGTTTGGAAATTTGAATTCGACCTCCGGTAAAGGTTAGTTTAGTCGGAACTAAATCGATGGAATAGTGTGGCTTGCTGTTGATATGTTGGTACTTGAACTAGACCAAGAGTTAGTTATCGTCCAGAAGTTGAACTGCGTGCGTCCGATATTCGCATAGTCAGTAGCATGTTCATACGTTGAGGAATAGCACATCCAGTTTAGTTAGGTATGTAACTGATCGGAAGAATCATATGCTAGATGGAACAGAATATCAGTTAGTAGGTATCCACATTGAGAGTTTTGCTACAATTCTAAGTTCTAGTGATTAACAACCTTCGACAACATGGTCAATTCGAACAAGTTCAAGTTTATAATGTTGGAGGATAGTCCGATTGGTTCGAGTTCCGCTTCAATTCATTTCTACAATGAATCGCTGACATTGGCGCGATGCCTGCGATGCATACCACCGATTCACGACTGTGGAATGAATCggtacaaagaaaaaaaaagaaaaaccaaagTTCATCACGACTCAGCAGTTAGTGCTGCGTCAGACCAGCTTTGTGTACAGAACAGTGACCCAGAATGGGTAATTAGTGGATCAGTCAGTGCGCATTGATATACGCGATTGGTTAAGTGTGTTCCTTAGAAAGCAGCAGTTTGCGTGTCGAGAAGTGCGAGTGAAAACACCACCAATTACCACTGTTGATTCAATCAAAGAATGAGAAAGCACAAATAATATATAAGTTACACAATATGACCAATGAGTACGTTCCGGGAACGTTACGGGGACAGTTTTTAGGAAAAGTTAGAAAAAAACGCAGTTGTTTGGAGTGCTTTCCGAAGAGTTTAGTTTGCTCTTGGTGCATTTTTAGGCTATTCGGCTTTAAATAACTTTATCAATAGTATTGGGCTAGGTTTTGCATTATCTTCTATAACATTTTATGAACACCGATCGCACAAGGGACTAAACGAACTAACAACGAACGAAAACGAACTGTGCATATTTGCGTTGGTGAGAAGAAATGcctatcaacttagggactatattctTCAAGAAATGCTTGGTTGGTTTCATTGTGCCTTATTTTTACCTTCAAGCATAGTGAACCAAACTGTTGAGTTCAATGGAATCCAGCAAGCGCTCAAGTTTCCGTGTCAAATATATATTGTATAATTTActtctttatttttaaaaatcatcGGACCCCTAGTGGTCCTCatgatataaaataaaatacataGATACAAAGATTGTACTTTGTACGATACGAGAGAATCATCGTCGAAAGTTATTAGCCGTCAAGTTGATGTCGAACCAATCGTAAACTTGGTTGAAGGGTAGTATTATAGTCCATAATTTGCATTCCATTCTTGTAGGTACAGAAAATTCTTAGTTTAGAGGTGTTGTTCGGGAGCATACATGTTCAGTTGATTCATAACGACGAGGCACTCAATATCTAGCTCAAATCTTTCTAGTCAGGAAGATGGCTTGAGCGTCGGCATGTCGTCTTGCCAAAGTCCAGACTGCGCAAACCATACCGTAAAATTTTTTCTGTACTGTTTGTTGTTAAGGACACCGGATCAAATAATAGTTCAATGGGCGAAAACAGTACGGGAACGTCACGGAACTTCTTAgcgatttaaaaaaatccaagttgcttattggctctggAGCTAATTTCGTTATAGTGTACCTATACGGAAAGTTAGTTCGTTATCCAGGACGACACCAAGATCACGAATATGACGGACGCGTTGTAACAAATGTCCCGCCATGTTATAGctgaaagttttatttttatttttacggtGAACGCATATGGTGAAGCATTTTGAGATGCTGACGGTTACCATGTTACTCAAGCACTCTTCAAATTTGTTCGCTAGCCGTTGCAGTTCAATACAATCGGAATCCATTTTGATTAccttaaagatttttacatcgtcggcATAAAAAGACCGACCGCCTGGAGGCAAGAGAGCTGATAGCTGGTAGATAGATAGTGATGAAACGAGAAAAGACCAGTGATCCAAGGCTGCTCGCCTGTGGTACGCAGGGGATGTTGCAGAACGAGTCGGACTCGATCTCCAAACTCAGCAGGTAGAACGAGAAAAAATCAACGAGTTTCGTAGAGACTGATCGTTTTTCGGAAAAACCCATGCTGGTCTGAAGAAATGTAACATTCACACCTAGCGAGCAAAGCGTCGTTCACGAGTGCTTTAAAGCTGGCGTACAACGATGTACTCCGTCGATAGTTTTCAACGTTTCGCTTATCCCCCTTCTTTTGTACATGGAACATAATTTCCATAGAGTATGGAACGTACTCCACTGGATTGGAGCATTGCATGATATTGAAATGTAATGTATAACCACTTTTTCAGGATGTACGATGGAATGCCGTCAGGTCCGACCTCACGGATATTTTAGTTTTCCAATAGCGCTCGCGACAATCTTCTCTGTTACACAAAAACCGTTGAAGTCGACGACTTCGTTTGAAGTCGCAAGGCAAGGCAAGGCAATTTGTTCCAAGGAAGCAATTAGTCAACAAT harbors:
- the LOC128742593 gene encoding heparin sulfate O-sulfotransferase, which produces MITTKYFFLLILIAAGLVFIVLFHWFASNYGPEERKVHYDSAVNTEKLLQTNLRHWQTMSNFENPALQTVNFDEQLVIIYNRVPKTGSTSFVNLTYDLCRKNAFHVLHINITANMHVMSLPNQIRFVRNVTAWMAMKPAFYHGHLAYLDFSKMGVPATKPLYINLVRKPLDRLVSYYYFLRYGDDYRPHLVRHRAGDTMSFDECVTRQKPDCDPVNMWLQIPFFCGHAAECWKPGSTWALQEAKRNLVNQYFLVGVTEEMDEFVELLELSLPRFFRGASDHFLKSNKSHLRKTKSKIDPLPETVSKIQQSNIWQMENELYEFALEQFHFAQKKLHTPGKSVMQDFFYEKIKPNQNVAVKN